In one window of Rhodopseudomonas palustris HaA2 DNA:
- a CDS encoding ABC transporter permease: MNHRAIKAIYLFEMARTWRTLMQSIVSPVLSTSLYFIVFGAAIGSRIDQIEGVSYGSFIVPGLIMLSVLTQSVANASFGIYFPKFTGTIYEILSAPVSFLEIALGYVGAAATKSIILGLIILATAWLFVPLKIAHPLWMLSFLVLTSVAFSLLGFIIGIWADGFEKLQIVPLLIITPLTFLGGSFYSISMLPPIWQTIALFNPVVYLVSGFRWSFYEISDVDIGISVAATCGFLLAGMAVVWWIFKTGYRLKA; the protein is encoded by the coding sequence ATGAACCATCGGGCCATCAAGGCGATCTATCTGTTCGAGATGGCGCGGACCTGGCGGACGCTGATGCAGAGCATCGTCTCGCCGGTGCTGTCGACCTCGCTGTATTTCATCGTGTTCGGCGCGGCGATCGGCTCGCGGATCGATCAGATCGAGGGCGTCAGCTATGGCAGCTTCATCGTGCCCGGGCTGATCATGCTGAGCGTGCTGACGCAGAGCGTGGCGAACGCGTCGTTCGGCATCTACTTCCCGAAATTCACCGGCACGATCTACGAGATCCTGTCGGCGCCGGTGTCGTTCCTGGAAATCGCGCTCGGCTATGTCGGCGCGGCGGCGACCAAGTCGATCATCCTCGGCCTGATCATCCTCGCCACCGCCTGGCTGTTCGTGCCGCTGAAGATCGCGCATCCGCTGTGGATGCTGAGTTTTCTGGTGCTGACCTCGGTGGCGTTCAGCCTGCTCGGCTTCATCATCGGGATCTGGGCCGACGGCTTCGAGAAACTGCAGATCGTGCCGCTGTTGATCATCACGCCGCTGACGTTTCTCGGCGGCAGCTTCTATTCGATCTCGATGCTGCCGCCGATCTGGCAGACCATCGCGCTGTTCAACCCGGTGGTCTATCTCGTCTCCGGCTTCCGCTGGAGCTTCTACGAGATCTCCGACGTCGATATCGGCATCAGCGTCGCCGCGACCTGCGGCTTTCTACTCGCCGGAATGGCCGTGGTGTGGTGGATCTTCAAGACCGGCTACCGGCTGAAGGCCTGA
- a CDS encoding ABC transporter ATP-binding protein, whose protein sequence is MAPIISISNLSKTYGTGRKALNGIDLDIMRGEIFALLGPNGAGKTTLIGTICGLVNATEGKVSVDGHDIVEGYRAAREMIGLVPQELHTDAFESVWDTVTFSRGLFGKAKNPAHIEKVLRDLSLWDRKDSKIITLSGGMKRRVMIAKALSHEPQILFLDEPTAGVDVELRKGMWEVVRALKATGVTIILTTHYIEEAEEMADRVGVINNGELILVEEKAALMRKLGKKQLELYLDEPLGAIPPQLAAYDLALADDGRKLVYTYDTRAGHTGITALLGDIRAAGIRFHDLDTSQSSLEEIFVSLVRA, encoded by the coding sequence ATGGCCCCGATCATTTCCATCTCCAATCTCAGCAAGACCTATGGCACCGGCCGCAAGGCGCTGAACGGCATCGACCTCGACATCATGCGGGGCGAGATCTTCGCGCTGCTGGGGCCCAACGGCGCCGGCAAGACGACGCTGATCGGCACGATCTGCGGCCTCGTCAATGCCACCGAGGGCAAGGTCAGCGTCGACGGCCACGATATCGTCGAGGGCTATCGCGCGGCGCGCGAGATGATCGGACTGGTGCCGCAGGAGCTGCACACCGACGCGTTCGAATCGGTCTGGGACACGGTGACGTTTTCCCGCGGCCTGTTCGGCAAGGCGAAGAACCCGGCCCATATCGAGAAGGTGCTGCGCGACCTGTCGCTATGGGACCGCAAGGACAGCAAGATCATCACGCTGTCCGGCGGCATGAAGCGCCGGGTGATGATCGCCAAAGCGCTGTCCCACGAGCCGCAGATCCTGTTCCTCGACGAGCCGACCGCCGGAGTCGACGTCGAATTGCGCAAGGGGATGTGGGAGGTGGTGCGCGCGCTGAAGGCGACCGGCGTCACCATTATTCTCACCACTCATTACATCGAGGAAGCCGAGGAAATGGCCGACCGCGTCGGCGTCATCAACAACGGCGAACTCATCCTGGTCGAGGAAAAGGCCGCGCTGATGCGGAAGCTCGGCAAGAAGCAGCTCGAACTGTATCTCGACGAGCCGCTCGGCGCGATCCCGCCGCAGCTCGCGGCCTACGATCTGGCGCTCGCCGACGACGGCCGCAAGCTGGTCTACACCTACGACACCCGCGCCGGGCACACCGGCATCACCGCGCTGCTCGGCGACATCCGCGCCGCCGGCATCCGTTTCCACGATCTCGACACCAGCCAGTCGTCGCTGGAAGAGATCTTCGTCAGCCTGGTGAGGGCGTGA
- a CDS encoding type II toxin-antitoxin system HicB family antitoxin, translated as MTHYIAIIEEAGPEFAVGVWFPDLPGCVSAGDDVDEALRNAPEALALYLEEVEQEGKPLPKPRTLTELKADPEAAEDIRNYIVALIEYPARAHAAE; from the coding sequence ATGACCCACTACATCGCCATCATCGAAGAAGCCGGACCGGAATTCGCGGTCGGTGTCTGGTTTCCCGATCTGCCGGGCTGCGTCTCGGCGGGCGATGATGTCGACGAGGCGTTGCGCAATGCGCCCGAGGCGCTGGCGCTATATCTCGAAGAGGTCGAGCAAGAGGGCAAACCGCTGCCGAAGCCGCGCACGCTGACCGAGTTGAAGGCCGATCCCGAAGCGGCCGAGGACATCCGGAATTACATCGTCGCCCTGATCGAATACCCCGCCCGCGCCCACGCGGCCGAATAG
- a CDS encoding type II toxin-antitoxin system HicA family toxin: MLATSRDIVRRLEREGWTCVRITGSHHVFKHPDRKDIVTVPHPKKDLGKGLVRAIYKGAGWKPD, from the coding sequence GTGCTTGCAACGAGCCGCGACATTGTCCGCCGTCTTGAACGTGAAGGCTGGACCTGCGTCCGCATCACCGGATCGCATCACGTTTTCAAGCATCCGGATCGCAAGGATATCGTAACTGTGCCGCATCCCAAGAAGGACTTGGGAAAGGGGCTTGTTCGTGCCATTTATAAGGGCGCAGGCTGGAAGCCCGATTGA
- a CDS encoding type II toxin-antitoxin system HicB family antitoxin gives MVHYVALIHQDADGSYSVSFPDIPGVVTAGETLEEAKEEAAEVLVFAAEDWTNPDGSTVFNPPRTIDELRKDPAFVEDSKDAIVALIEYPARAHAAE, from the coding sequence ATGGTTCACTACGTCGCCTTGATCCACCAGGACGCTGACGGCAGCTACAGCGTGTCGTTTCCCGATATCCCCGGGGTCGTCACCGCCGGCGAGACGCTGGAAGAGGCGAAGGAAGAAGCCGCCGAGGTGCTCGTCTTCGCGGCCGAGGATTGGACCAACCCGGATGGCTCGACCGTGTTCAATCCGCCACGCACGATCGACGAGTTGCGCAAAGACCCCGCCTTCGTCGAAGACAGCAAGGACGCAATCGTCGCCCTGATCGAATACCCCGCCCGTGCCCACGCGGCGGAATAG